A window of the Lactuca sativa cultivar Salinas chromosome 7, Lsat_Salinas_v11, whole genome shotgun sequence genome harbors these coding sequences:
- the LOC111913669 gene encoding cytochrome c oxidase subunit 6b-3, whose protein sequence is MAEIELKTAPGDYRFPTTNQSRHCFTRYVEFHRCVAAKGDDASECDKFAKFYRSLCPGEWVDRWNEQRENGVFPGPL, encoded by the exons ATGGCCGAG ATTGAATTGAAGACAGCACCTGGTGACTATCGTTTCCCAACAACAAACCAAAGCAGACACTGTTTCACACGCTATGTAGAGTTTCACAg ATGTGTTGCAGCAAAGGGTGATGATGCTTCAGAATGTGACAAGTTTGCTAAATTCTATCGTTCTCTTTGCCCTGGTGAATGG GTTGACAGATGGAATGAACAGAGAGAGAATGGGGTATTTCCAGGGCCTCTGTGA
- the LOC111913668 gene encoding 60S ribosomal protein L44: MVNVPKTKKTYCKSKDCRKHTLHKVTQYKKGKDSLAAQGKRRYDRKQSGYGGQTKPVFHKKAKTTKKIVLRLQCQGCKHVSQHPIKRCKHFEIGGDKKGKGTSLF; this comes from the exons ATG GTGAATGTTCCCAAAACTAAGAAGACTTACTGCAAGTCAAAGGACTGCAGAAAGCACACATTGCATAAGGTGACGCAATACAAGAAGGGAAAAGACAGTTTGGCTGCTCAAGGAAAGCGTCGTTATGACAGGAAGCAGTCTGGTTATGGTGGACAAACCAAGCCTGTCTTTCACAAGAAG GCAAAAACCACTAAGAAGATTGTGTTGAGGTTGCAATGCCAAGGGTGTAAGCATGTGTCCCAACACCCAATCAAG AGATGCAAGCATTTTGAAATTGGTGGAGACAAGAAGGGCAAGGGAACTTCTCTTTTCTAa